CCCGCGCATACCAATCTAAAACATTTGTCGTCCAACCTTCTTGAGGAATACGGGAAACGGTTTCCAGGTTATGTCCGATCTCGGGTAGCAGAGATCTTGAAAAAATAATGCATTGCCGGGTGTTCGAAAGAGTTATCCTGTCCCTGTGCGACACAATATTTAAGATCGGAGAGAAATCCAGTGGGCGAATTGTCGCAGTTTAAAGATCTGGCGATTGATTGGGAGATGGGTCCGGCGGACGCCGTGGCCTGTTATCTGGAATGGGGCAACACCGGTTATTCCGGGCGCTATGTCGATTCAGAAAAGGAGACCTATTATTTTTCCATCGACACCTGGCAAGAGCCCTATAAGGTCCGTTTGCAGAAGATGACCAAGGACGGAGCGGAAAGTCTATACGAAATCGTGCTTCCCGCGAAATTCCGGCACTGTTGCGATCACGCCAAAGGCGTTTATCCTCTTCCACCGGAAGTCAAAGAATGGTTGGAAACCCTGTTTTGAACCTGATAATAGTCGTTGAATCTCAAGCCGAATGAACAGAGGACATTGGTACGCGATAGGAGCTTACGGTCTGTGGGGCCTTTTCCCTATTTATTGGAAATGGCTTCATCACGTCCCGGCAGTTCAGATTCTCTGCCATCGCATCTTCTGGTCTTTCCTTTCGTTATCCGTCCTGGTCCTGCTGTCACGGCAAGGGATGCTTTTTACCAGGGCTATTTTGCGGCCTCGGGTATGGTCTGTGTACATCCCGGCGGCGGGATTGATCACGATCAACTGGCTTACTTACGTCTGGGCGGTCAATGCCGGTTTTGTCGTCGAGACCAGCCTCGGCTACTTCATCAATCCCCTGCTCAGCGTATTGCTGGGAGTTATTTTCCTGCGTGAACAGCTTCGACCCTGGCAATGGGTCTCTGTCGGGTTGGCCGCCCTGGGCATCCTCTATTTGACCTTCTCCCATGGCTCCCTGCCCTGGATCGCCCTGACCCTGGCCTTTTCCTGGGCCACCTATGGGCTGATCAAAAAGGTCGCCCCCCTTGGGTCCCTTCACGGATTGACCCTGGAAACAGGCATCCTGCTTTTGCCGGTGCTTATCTACCTGACCTATGCCGACCGGGTCGGCCAAGGGGTCTTTCTGCATAGCGGCCCGGCCACCGATCTTCTGCTGATTGCCGGCGGACCGGTCACCACCATTCCCTTGTGGTTGTTTGCATCGGCTGTTCGGCGCATCCCGCTTTCTGTGGCCGGCATTCTGCAATACATTGCCCCGACGATACAATTCCTGATCGGCGTCCTGGTCTTCCAGGAGGCGTTTAGCGTTGCCCGGTTCATCGGCTTCGGACTGGTTTGGACAGGTCTTATCCTGTTTGGACTGGAAGGTTATCTGATGCATCGCACCCTTCGGAGATCTGGCCTTCATTAGTGTCTATCCGGAAACAGTGACTTCCCGGAAAGTGCCTTCCCCTCTTCGTCTATAACCCAAGTAAAAAATAAATAAAAATGCCGAAACGATATTGAAAAGAAAGCTGTTGGCCGGGCATTTGGGACGGAAAACCGGAAAAGACGG
This genomic stretch from Deltaproteobacteria bacterium harbors:
- the rarD gene encoding EamA family transporter RarD, with translation MNRGHWYAIGAYGLWGLFPIYWKWLHHVPAVQILCHRIFWSFLSLSVLVLLSRQGMLFTRAILRPRVWSVYIPAAGLITINWLTYVWAVNAGFVVETSLGYFINPLLSVLLGVIFLREQLRPWQWVSVGLAALGILYLTFSHGSLPWIALTLAFSWATYGLIKKVAPLGSLHGLTLETGILLLPVLIYLTYADRVGQGVFLHSGPATDLLLIAGGPVTTIPLWLFASAVRRIPLSVAGILQYIAPTIQFLIGVLVFQEAFSVARFIGFGLVWTGLILFGLEGYLMHRTLRRSGLH